From Streptomyces chrestomyceticus JCM 4735, one genomic window encodes:
- a CDS encoding helix-turn-helix transcriptional regulator, with protein sequence MPATLRTARRVRRTAGPGDGGRAAALRGRLRDLGQDAGTADRAVTACLVWLADLLVEIGEGLDDQRSAAALVDEAAAVLASTPRPDRGARPPVALPEPLTARELTVLRALREEVSLRCIAEDLFVSHNTVKTHARAVYRKLGAHSRTEALHRARERGLIQ encoded by the coding sequence ATGCCCGCCACGCTCCGTACCGCGCGAAGAGTCCGCAGGACTGCCGGGCCGGGAGACGGCGGCCGGGCGGCTGCCCTGCGCGGACGATTACGGGACCTGGGCCAGGACGCCGGGACGGCGGACCGGGCCGTGACGGCCTGCCTGGTGTGGCTGGCCGACCTCCTCGTGGAGATCGGGGAAGGGCTGGACGATCAGCGGAGCGCGGCGGCGCTGGTGGACGAGGCGGCGGCCGTGCTGGCCTCGACGCCCCGGCCGGACCGGGGCGCCCGGCCCCCGGTGGCGCTGCCCGAGCCGCTGACGGCGCGTGAACTGACCGTGCTGCGCGCGCTGCGGGAGGAGGTGTCGCTGCGCTGCATCGCCGAGGATCTCTTCGTGTCGCACAACACCGTAAAGACTCACGCGCGCGCGGTGTACCGCAAACTCGGCGCCCACTCCCGGACCGAGGCGCTGCACCGGGCCCGGGAGCGAGGGCTCATCCAGTAA
- a CDS encoding MFS transporter: protein MKRSTERRGGLLRRHRDFRLLWCGETAGKFGASVTGVAMPLVAVSVLHAGAFEVGMLSAAAWLPWLVIGLPVGAWVDRLRRRPVMMTAAAVSCVLFAGVPVAAWCGLLSTGLLLAVALLTGTATVFFQTAYTAYLPSILAPEDQAEGNAKLHGSASAAQVAGQGSGGLITQAAGAVNGMFAQAATFLVALLCLSGIRHREPRAERTERRPGALAGEVGEGLRLIAGDPWLRTLTLFGAASNLALMGYQAVLVIFLVQTVGLSPAVVGGLVAATGAGGVVGAFLARRAAVRVGTARATLLFEFGLALFALLIPLTTDGAGVVFFIAGGCCVSAGVVAGNVIKAGFQQRYCPPRLLGRVTAGSTFLGYGTIPLGALLGGALGSALGLRAAIWITTAGIPLAAVFLLFSPLRRVRDLPTSRQELRAEDGGLSAAGEGEPALPRS, encoded by the coding sequence GTGAAGCGGAGCACCGAGCGGCGCGGCGGTCTGCTGCGGCGCCATCGCGACTTCCGGCTGCTGTGGTGCGGCGAGACCGCCGGCAAGTTCGGCGCCTCGGTGACCGGGGTGGCGATGCCGCTGGTCGCCGTGTCCGTCCTGCACGCCGGGGCCTTCGAGGTGGGGATGCTGAGCGCCGCCGCCTGGCTGCCGTGGCTGGTCATCGGCCTGCCGGTGGGCGCCTGGGTGGACCGGCTGCGGCGCCGGCCGGTCATGATGACCGCCGCCGCGGTCTCCTGCGTGCTGTTCGCCGGTGTCCCGGTGGCCGCGTGGTGCGGATTGCTGAGTACGGGCCTGCTGCTGGCCGTCGCCCTTCTGACGGGTACGGCGACGGTGTTCTTCCAGACCGCCTACACCGCCTACCTGCCCAGCATCCTGGCCCCCGAGGACCAGGCCGAGGGCAATGCCAAGCTGCACGGCAGCGCGTCCGCCGCGCAGGTCGCCGGGCAGGGCTCCGGCGGCCTGATCACGCAGGCGGCGGGGGCGGTGAACGGGATGTTCGCCCAAGCCGCGACCTTCCTCGTCGCGCTGCTGTGCCTGTCGGGCATCCGGCACCGCGAGCCCCGTGCCGAGCGGACGGAGCGGCGCCCGGGAGCGCTCGCCGGAGAGGTCGGCGAAGGGCTGCGGCTGATCGCCGGTGATCCCTGGCTCCGTACGCTGACCCTGTTCGGCGCCGCCTCCAACCTGGCCCTGATGGGGTACCAGGCCGTCCTGGTGATCTTCCTCGTGCAGACCGTGGGCCTGTCCCCCGCGGTGGTCGGCGGTCTGGTCGCGGCGACCGGGGCCGGGGGCGTGGTGGGCGCCTTCCTCGCCCGCCGGGCCGCCGTGCGGGTGGGGACGGCCCGCGCGACGCTGCTGTTCGAGTTCGGTCTGGCGCTGTTCGCGCTGCTGATCCCGCTGACCACGGACGGCGCCGGGGTCGTGTTCTTCATCGCGGGCGGCTGCTGCGTCTCGGCCGGAGTGGTGGCCGGGAACGTGATCAAGGCGGGGTTCCAGCAGCGGTACTGCCCGCCGCGGCTGCTCGGCCGGGTCACCGCCGGTTCGACCTTCCTGGGGTACGGCACGATTCCGCTCGGCGCGCTGCTCGGCGGCGCGCTCGGCTCGGCGCTCGGCCTGCGCGCGGCCATCTGGATCACCACCGCGGGGATTCCGCTGGCCGCCGTGTTCCTGCTCTTCTCGCCGCTCCGGCGGGTCCGTGACCTGCCGACGTCCCGTCAGGAGTTGCGGGCCGAGGACGGCGGGTTGTCGGCCGCGGGCGAGGGGGAGCCGGCGCTGCCCCGGTCGTGA
- a CDS encoding SDR family oxidoreductase: MNAKTSAPTSPAPAPGTGGPEGADGKVVLITGASSGIGEATARRLAADGHHVFLGARRTDRLAELTGRLGDGGGSAAYRRLDVTDAADVRSFVDAARATFGRVDVLVNNAGVMPLSPLEALRTEEWDRMLDVNVRGVVHGIAAALPVMRAQGGGHFVNIASVGAYEVSPTAAVYCATKFAVRALSEGLRQESGGDIRVTVVSPGVTESELADGIGDPLAREAMRTYRAVALPAAAVADAIAFAIGQPTDVDVNELVVRPAASAQ, from the coding sequence ATGAACGCGAAGACCTCCGCGCCCACGAGCCCCGCCCCGGCCCCCGGCACCGGCGGCCCGGAGGGCGCGGACGGCAAGGTCGTCCTGATCACCGGCGCGAGCAGCGGCATCGGCGAGGCCACCGCGCGGCGGCTGGCCGCCGACGGGCACCACGTCTTCCTCGGCGCCCGCCGCACCGACCGGCTGGCGGAGCTGACCGGGCGGCTCGGCGACGGGGGCGGCTCGGCGGCGTACCGGCGTCTGGACGTCACCGACGCCGCCGACGTACGGTCCTTCGTCGACGCGGCGCGGGCCACGTTCGGGCGGGTGGACGTCCTGGTCAACAACGCGGGCGTGATGCCGCTGTCGCCCCTGGAGGCGTTGCGGACCGAGGAGTGGGACCGGATGCTCGACGTGAACGTCCGCGGTGTGGTGCACGGGATCGCCGCCGCGCTGCCCGTGATGCGGGCGCAGGGCGGCGGGCACTTCGTCAACATCGCCTCGGTCGGCGCGTACGAGGTGTCGCCGACCGCCGCGGTCTACTGCGCCACGAAGTTCGCGGTGCGCGCCCTGTCCGAGGGGCTGCGCCAGGAGTCCGGGGGTGACATCCGGGTCACCGTCGTCTCCCCCGGCGTCACCGAGTCCGAACTCGCGGACGGCATCGGCGATCCGCTGGCCCGGGAGGCGATGCGGACCTACCGCGCGGTGGCCCTGCCCGCCGCCGCGGTCGCGGACGCCATCGCCTTCGCGATCGGCCAACCTACGGACGTCGACGTGAACGAACTGGTCGTACGGCCGGCGGCGAGCGCCCAGTAG
- a CDS encoding HelD family protein, with amino-acid sequence MRQEQEFTDLLYGRLAELRAGAESAVQRALPLEGNNFQARLERDVTVAEQSGLLAALDAGENGLCFGRLAFRDGADHHIGRIGIRRDDADRTPMVIDWRADVARPFYLATGHTPMGLRRRRHITTQGRRVTALHDEILDLTDAERTGHEGSDADAVLLAALDAARTGRMHDIVQTIQAEQDRIIRAPHHGVMVVEGGPGTGKTAVALHRAAYLLYAHREQLARRAVLIVGPNPAFLGYIEEVLPSLGETGVLLATPAELFPGVTATGTDTARAAEVKGGAAMADALARFVRDRQALPDPALVIDHEDGELVLDADIAAAAREHARTTRLPHNLARPYFAFHVIDALTAQLADRIGADPYGGPNLLGPDDVAQLGKAVAVSPDVHAAIQELWPELTPQQLVADFLADPVHLPDADADAIRRTNSHHGPWPEEDAWTPADIPLLDEAAELLGEDDSAARAAQEAERQERIKYAQGVLDLSYGSRTQEFEDKDDEDSEVLAAHDLIDADRLADRHEEADHRSAAERAAADRTWAFGHIIVDEAQELSAMMWRLLMRRCPTRSMTLVGDPAQTAEPGGCGSWESILAPYVADRWELVRLGVNYRTPSEIMEIAAEVPRAVDASFEPPRSIRSTGVRPWALGAAADDLPRAVADAVVRETAGGSRSRPAEAGESGDGGPGEGRLAVIAPKAHHPALAAALSAALPDVSTGADLDLTRPVVLLDPRQAKGLEFDTVLVVEPAGFGTSDLYVALTRATQRLGVVHTGTLPTALRSLADAATEPEAAGSGR; translated from the coding sequence TTGCGGCAGGAGCAGGAATTCACCGACCTGCTCTACGGACGCCTCGCCGAACTGCGGGCCGGGGCCGAGTCCGCCGTCCAGCGCGCGCTGCCGCTGGAGGGGAACAACTTCCAGGCACGGCTGGAACGCGATGTGACGGTCGCCGAACAGTCCGGGCTGCTGGCCGCCCTCGACGCGGGGGAGAACGGCCTGTGCTTCGGCCGCCTCGCGTTCCGTGACGGCGCCGACCACCACATCGGCCGGATCGGCATCCGCCGCGACGACGCCGACCGTACGCCGATGGTCATCGACTGGCGGGCCGACGTCGCCCGCCCCTTCTACCTCGCCACCGGCCACACCCCCATGGGCCTGCGCCGCCGGCGCCACATCACCACCCAGGGCCGGCGGGTCACCGCCCTGCACGACGAGATCCTGGACCTCACCGACGCCGAACGCACCGGCCACGAGGGCTCCGACGCGGACGCCGTGCTGCTCGCCGCCCTCGACGCCGCCCGCACCGGCCGGATGCACGACATCGTGCAGACCATCCAGGCCGAACAGGACCGGATCATCCGCGCCCCGCACCACGGCGTCATGGTCGTGGAAGGCGGCCCCGGCACCGGCAAGACCGCCGTCGCCCTGCACCGCGCCGCGTACCTGCTGTACGCGCACCGCGAGCAGCTCGCCCGCCGCGCCGTGCTGATCGTCGGCCCCAACCCGGCCTTCCTCGGCTACATCGAGGAGGTGCTGCCCTCGCTCGGCGAGACGGGCGTCCTGCTCGCCACACCCGCCGAACTGTTCCCCGGTGTGACCGCGACCGGCACCGACACCGCGCGGGCCGCCGAGGTCAAGGGCGGTGCCGCCATGGCGGACGCGCTGGCACGGTTCGTCCGCGACCGGCAGGCCCTGCCCGACCCCGCCCTGGTCATCGACCACGAGGACGGCGAACTGGTGCTGGATGCGGACATCGCGGCCGCCGCCCGGGAACACGCGCGCACCACCCGGCTGCCGCACAACCTCGCCCGCCCGTACTTCGCCTTCCACGTCATCGACGCGCTCACCGCGCAACTGGCCGACCGGATCGGCGCCGACCCGTACGGCGGGCCCAACCTCCTCGGCCCGGACGACGTCGCCCAGCTCGGCAAGGCGGTCGCCGTCAGCCCCGACGTGCACGCCGCCATCCAGGAGCTGTGGCCCGAACTCACCCCGCAGCAACTGGTCGCCGACTTCCTCGCCGACCCCGTCCACCTCCCGGACGCCGACGCGGACGCCATCCGCCGGACCAACAGCCACCACGGCCCCTGGCCGGAGGAGGACGCCTGGACGCCCGCGGACATCCCGCTGCTGGACGAGGCCGCCGAACTCCTCGGCGAGGACGACTCCGCGGCCCGCGCCGCCCAGGAGGCGGAACGCCAGGAGCGGATCAAGTACGCCCAGGGCGTGCTCGACCTCTCCTACGGCTCCCGTACCCAGGAGTTCGAGGACAAGGACGACGAGGACTCCGAGGTGCTGGCCGCGCACGACCTCATCGACGCGGACCGGCTCGCGGACCGGCACGAGGAGGCCGACCACCGCAGCGCCGCCGAACGGGCCGCCGCCGACCGCACCTGGGCCTTCGGCCACATCATCGTGGACGAGGCGCAGGAGCTGTCCGCGATGATGTGGCGGCTGCTGATGCGCCGCTGCCCGACCCGCTCCATGACGCTGGTCGGCGACCCGGCGCAGACCGCGGAACCGGGCGGCTGCGGTAGCTGGGAGTCGATCCTCGCCCCGTACGTGGCCGACCGCTGGGAACTGGTCCGGCTGGGCGTCAACTACCGCACCCCCAGCGAGATCATGGAGATCGCGGCCGAGGTGCCCCGCGCCGTGGACGCCTCCTTCGAGCCGCCGCGTTCCATCCGCTCCACCGGCGTACGGCCCTGGGCCCTCGGCGCCGCCGCCGACGACCTGCCGCGGGCGGTCGCCGACGCGGTCGTACGGGAGACGGCCGGCGGCTCCCGGTCTCGCCCGGCGGAGGCGGGGGAGAGCGGCGACGGCGGTCCGGGGGAGGGCCGGCTCGCGGTCATCGCCCCGAAGGCCCACCACCCGGCCCTGGCCGCCGCGCTCTCCGCCGCCCTGCCGGACGTGTCCACCGGCGCGGACCTCGACCTGACCCGTCCGGTCGTGCTGCTCGACCCCCGGCAGGCCAAGGGCCTGGAGTTCGACACCGTGCTCGTGGTCGAACCGGCCGGGTTCGGGACCAGCGACCTGTACGTCGCCCTCACCAGGGCGACCCAGCGGCTGGGCGTGGTGCACACCGGGACGCTGCCGACGGCGCTGCGGTCCCTGGCGGATGCGGCCACGGAGCCCGAGGCGGCAGGGTCGGGCCGTTGA
- a CDS encoding class I SAM-dependent methyltransferase, whose translation MDVSERYREAWESYWRDTSDAPGAAIFDCAAELAAGHHLPLLAPFADAALPVVDLGCGTGTQTRYLARHFPLAVGVDLAEAAVAHARRADTEGTARFEQLDATDQDAVRRLHQRLGDVNVYLRAVIHQSEPDARPAIAAAVATLIGDRGRAFVVELLAGAKDVLAHAAQGADGPPPKLASIFAHGLTPAAAEDAAVPGFFRDLGLPVLDRGEIDLVMTEHRADGVRIDLPAQWMVLGR comes from the coding sequence ATGGACGTGTCGGAGCGGTACCGCGAGGCGTGGGAGAGCTACTGGCGCGACACCTCGGACGCGCCGGGCGCGGCCATCTTCGACTGCGCCGCCGAACTGGCCGCCGGACACCACCTGCCGCTGCTGGCCCCCTTCGCCGACGCCGCACTCCCCGTCGTCGACCTGGGCTGCGGCACCGGCACCCAGACCCGCTACCTGGCCCGGCACTTCCCGCTGGCCGTCGGTGTGGACCTCGCCGAGGCCGCCGTCGCCCACGCACGGCGGGCCGACACCGAGGGCACTGCCCGGTTCGAGCAGTTGGACGCCACCGACCAGGACGCCGTCCGGCGGCTGCACCAGCGCCTCGGCGACGTCAACGTCTACCTGCGCGCGGTGATCCACCAGAGCGAACCCGACGCCCGCCCCGCGATCGCCGCCGCGGTCGCCACCCTGATCGGCGACCGAGGACGCGCCTTCGTCGTCGAACTGCTGGCCGGCGCCAAGGACGTCCTGGCCCACGCGGCCCAGGGTGCCGACGGCCCGCCCCCGAAGCTGGCCAGCATCTTCGCGCACGGCCTGACCCCCGCCGCCGCGGAGGACGCCGCCGTCCCCGGCTTCTTCCGCGACCTGGGCCTGCCGGTGCTGGACCGCGGCGAGATCGACCTGGTGATGACCGAACACCGCGCGGACGGTGTACGCATCGACCTGCCGGCCCAGTGGATGGTCCTCGGCCGCTGA
- a CDS encoding YhjD/YihY/BrkB family envelope integrity protein, with translation MVRLCGVRPLVGRVVRQVVRVNVLDLATRLAAQAFLAALPMLIAVSSFCPHAVRQELLSSLRSVFGADNPLRGQVEAAYGYREQVSHSWGAVGVLVALVSATAFTRVLQRVCERSWRLPHSGARIVAWRWALWLVVWVVMLVFQGMIHRAFGAGPVLGVSLQLVCSVLMWWWTQHLLLAGRLPWMPLLPGALLTGAGVVTFSLLSGLWLPRTLTRSVERYGPLGTVFTLLSWLILFFATVVLGIAVGQVLARTEAVRRRLRLPDVPSD, from the coding sequence ATGGTGCGACTCTGTGGTGTCCGGCCGCTGGTGGGGCGGGTCGTGCGGCAGGTGGTGCGGGTCAATGTGCTGGATCTCGCCACCCGGCTGGCGGCGCAGGCGTTTCTGGCCGCGTTGCCGATGCTCATCGCCGTCTCGTCCTTCTGCCCGCATGCGGTACGGCAGGAGCTGCTGAGTTCGCTGCGTTCCGTGTTCGGGGCGGACAACCCGCTGCGCGGTCAGGTCGAGGCGGCTTACGGGTACCGGGAGCAGGTGTCGCACAGTTGGGGCGCGGTCGGTGTGCTGGTCGCCCTGGTGTCCGCCACGGCCTTCACCCGGGTGCTCCAGCGGGTGTGCGAACGGTCCTGGCGCCTGCCGCATTCGGGGGCGCGGATCGTGGCGTGGCGCTGGGCGTTGTGGCTCGTGGTCTGGGTGGTGATGCTGGTGTTCCAGGGGATGATCCATCGTGCCTTCGGCGCGGGGCCCGTTCTCGGCGTGTCCTTGCAACTCGTGTGCTCCGTGCTGATGTGGTGGTGGACCCAGCATCTGCTGCTCGCCGGGCGGCTGCCCTGGATGCCGCTGCTGCCGGGGGCGTTGCTGACCGGTGCGGGAGTGGTGACGTTCTCCCTGCTCTCGGGGCTCTGGCTGCCGCGGACGCTGACCCGGAGCGTCGAGCGGTACGGGCCGCTCGGCACCGTCTTCACGCTGCTGTCCTGGCTGATCCTCTTCTTCGCCACCGTCGTGCTCGGCATCGCCGTCGGACAGGTGCTCGCCCGCACCGAGGCCGTCCGGCGCCGGCTGAGGCTGCCGGACGTCCCGTCAGACTGA
- a CDS encoding ArsR/SmtB family transcription factor: MSAQPEPAPEHGAATGPAHSRPARRLDARSLRGLAHPLRMRIFELLTLDGPATSARLSERLGENTGTVSWHLRHLAEHGFIEEETGRGTKRERWWKRVDVTNDPHTADFHDDPDSRGALSVYLHELVQQYFNRVTDYVAEDWDQTWRQAGTVADWHDLRLSPAQLKALNAELFEVVARHTPAPDAEAAPDALPVVVQLQSFPRRERGDA; encoded by the coding sequence ATGTCCGCCCAGCCCGAACCCGCCCCGGAGCACGGCGCCGCCACCGGCCCCGCGCACTCCCGCCCCGCCCGCCGCCTGGACGCCCGCAGTCTGCGCGGGCTCGCCCACCCGCTGCGGATGCGTATCTTCGAACTGCTCACCCTCGACGGCCCGGCCACCTCCGCCCGGCTCTCCGAACGCCTCGGGGAGAACACCGGCACCGTGAGCTGGCACCTGCGCCACCTCGCCGAACACGGCTTCATCGAGGAGGAGACCGGACGCGGTACCAAACGCGAACGCTGGTGGAAACGGGTCGATGTCACCAACGATCCGCATACCGCCGACTTCCACGACGATCCCGATTCCCGGGGCGCCCTCTCCGTCTATCTGCATGAACTCGTGCAGCAGTACTTCAACCGGGTCACGGACTATGTCGCCGAGGACTGGGACCAGACCTGGCGGCAGGCGGGCACCGTCGCGGACTGGCACGATCTGCGGCTGTCCCCCGCACAGCTCAAGGCGCTGAACGCCGAACTGTTCGAGGTCGTCGCGCGCCACACCCCCGCCCCGGACGCCGAGGCCGCGCCGGACGCGCTCCCCGTCGTCGTACAGCTCCAGTCCTTCCCGCGCAGAGAGCGGGGCGACGCGTGA
- a CDS encoding diacylglycerol/lipid kinase family protein: protein MEATMRKQRWLARASLAAAVAAVLVLGVFAGVRTFALVGVGLLGLAVTAAAVWWTLSRRGVLRVLAFLLALAAPAWVLLEYTGAHLAWVAALSVGLWLAAVGAGRAALVLHTRPVPMPERPAPETRHPVLIMNPRSGGGKVDRFGLGEKAAALGAEVLLLEGPGETDVAELARKAAAGGADLLGVAGGDGTQALVADVAAALDLPFLVIPAGTRNHFALDLGLDREDPSKALDALHDGVELRVDLGRAAGRPFVNNVSFGAYAEVVQSPAYRDGKTRTTLDLLPDLLVGHRGGRLTAQAGEHTFRGPQALLVSNNPYGTGDIAGLGRRARLDGGVLGCVGVEVSGAAHAAGLVRGRWAAGLTRVTATHVVVDADQERIAVGVDGEALRLRVPVHCDIRPLALRVVVPRRRPGVRLARPPLDWRLLARLGLGRGPARNSRETLPR, encoded by the coding sequence ATGGAAGCGACCATGCGGAAACAGCGGTGGCTGGCGCGCGCGTCCCTGGCGGCCGCCGTGGCGGCGGTGCTGGTACTGGGCGTGTTCGCGGGGGTGCGCACCTTCGCCCTGGTGGGCGTCGGACTCCTCGGGCTGGCGGTCACCGCCGCCGCGGTCTGGTGGACCCTGAGCCGGCGAGGCGTTCTGCGCGTCCTCGCCTTCCTGCTGGCCCTGGCCGCTCCGGCCTGGGTCCTCCTGGAGTACACCGGCGCCCACCTGGCCTGGGTCGCCGCCCTGTCCGTGGGGCTGTGGCTGGCCGCCGTCGGCGCGGGCCGGGCCGCCCTCGTCCTGCACACCAGGCCGGTCCCGATGCCCGAACGGCCGGCGCCGGAGACCCGCCACCCCGTACTGATCATGAATCCGCGCTCGGGCGGCGGCAAGGTGGACCGGTTCGGGCTGGGCGAGAAGGCCGCGGCCCTGGGGGCGGAGGTGCTGCTCCTGGAAGGGCCGGGGGAGACCGACGTGGCCGAGCTCGCCCGCAAGGCGGCGGCCGGGGGCGCCGACCTGCTCGGCGTCGCGGGCGGGGACGGCACACAGGCCCTGGTCGCCGATGTCGCGGCCGCTCTCGACCTGCCCTTCCTGGTGATCCCGGCCGGTACGCGCAACCACTTCGCGCTGGACCTGGGCCTGGACCGGGAGGACCCGTCGAAGGCCCTGGACGCCCTGCACGACGGCGTGGAACTCCGTGTCGACCTCGGCCGGGCCGCGGGCCGGCCCTTCGTCAACAACGTGTCGTTCGGCGCCTACGCCGAGGTGGTGCAGAGCCCCGCGTACCGCGACGGCAAGACCCGGACCACGCTGGACCTGCTGCCCGACCTGCTCGTGGGCCACCGGGGCGGCCGGCTCACCGCACAGGCCGGGGAGCACACCTTCCGCGGGCCGCAGGCTCTGCTGGTGAGCAACAACCCGTACGGCACGGGCGACATCGCGGGGCTGGGGCGCCGGGCGCGCCTGGACGGCGGCGTGCTGGGCTGCGTCGGCGTCGAGGTGAGCGGCGCCGCACACGCCGCCGGCCTGGTACGGGGGAGGTGGGCCGCCGGTCTGACGCGGGTGACGGCCACGCACGTCGTCGTCGACGCCGATCAGGAGCGGATCGCGGTCGGCGTCGACGGAGAGGCGCTGCGGCTGCGCGTACCGGTGCACTGCGACATCCGGCCGCTGGCCCTGCGGGTGGTCGTGCCCCGGCGGCGGCCGGGCGTGCGCCTGGCCCGGCCGCCGCTGGACTGGCGCCTGCTCGCGAGGCTGGGGCTGGGACGGGGGCCGGCGCGGAACTCGCGCGAAACGCTGCCGCGCTGA
- a CDS encoding DUF2975 domain-containing protein yields MHRYFIAILRAGIAAAVLFGLFGQAVVIPSTAAEEVDRFPPYAAFATPYVLVAIAGVACVQVALVAVWMLLTMVERDAIFTSRAFRWVDTIIGASVAATLLAAGVTVHLGLAEIPSPDDGMDVVGALAAATVAVGVGAAFAMLVVVMRSLLRKAADLQTEMAAVV; encoded by the coding sequence ATGCACCGTTACTTCATCGCCATACTCCGTGCGGGCATCGCCGCAGCCGTCCTGTTCGGCCTCTTCGGTCAGGCCGTGGTCATCCCCTCGACGGCAGCCGAAGAGGTCGACCGCTTCCCGCCGTACGCCGCGTTCGCCACGCCCTACGTGCTGGTGGCGATCGCCGGTGTCGCCTGTGTGCAAGTGGCGCTCGTCGCCGTCTGGATGCTGCTGACCATGGTCGAGCGTGACGCCATCTTCACCTCGCGGGCCTTCCGCTGGGTCGACACCATCATCGGCGCCTCGGTCGCGGCGACGCTGCTGGCGGCAGGCGTCACCGTGCATCTGGGACTCGCCGAGATCCCCTCGCCCGACGACGGCATGGACGTCGTCGGCGCGCTGGCCGCCGCGACCGTGGCCGTCGGCGTGGGAGCGGCGTTCGCCATGCTCGTCGTCGTCATGCGGAGCCTGCTGCGCAAGGCGGCCGACCTGCAGACGGAGATGGCCGCAGTGGTCTGA
- a CDS encoding DUF2252 domain-containing protein: MPGAERTYATAQERAARGRAARTRVPRSGHAEFTPAPDRPDPVAVIERQSASRLPELVPIRYGRMLESPFRFFRGAAAVMAGDLAGTPSTGLRAQLCGDAHMLNFRLLASPERHLMFDVNDFDETLPGPWEWDVKRLSASLVIAGRANGFSEPERARVVREAVRAYREAMGEYAAMRHLDVWYTRIDADELYGALAGELDQQAQRRISRALTKARTRDHLQALERLVHVVDGELRITPDPPLVVPLGDLLPDVERAHLEGQLRDLVDRYARTLQADRQALLAQYRVVDMARKVVGVGSVGTRCWVLLLLGRDDKDPLFLQAKEAQESVLAPFAGPAPGANQGERVVTGQRLMQAAGDMFLGWERVEGLDGRQRDFYLRQLRDWKAVPRADTMSPGIMRLFGRLCGTTLARAHARSGDRIAIAAYLGRSDTFDRALARFAERYADQNERDHRALAEAARDGRVAVAKSV, encoded by the coding sequence ATGCCCGGCGCCGAGCGCACTTACGCCACCGCCCAGGAACGGGCCGCCCGCGGCCGCGCGGCCCGCACCCGCGTACCGCGGTCCGGCCACGCGGAGTTCACTCCCGCGCCGGACCGGCCGGACCCGGTCGCCGTGATCGAGCGGCAGTCGGCGAGCAGGCTCCCGGAACTGGTGCCGATCCGGTACGGACGGATGCTGGAATCCCCGTTCCGCTTCTTCCGCGGAGCCGCCGCCGTCATGGCGGGCGACCTGGCGGGCACACCGTCCACCGGACTGCGGGCCCAACTGTGCGGCGACGCGCACATGCTGAACTTCCGGCTGCTCGCCTCCCCGGAGCGGCACCTGATGTTCGATGTCAACGACTTCGACGAGACGCTGCCGGGCCCTTGGGAGTGGGACGTCAAACGGCTGTCGGCCAGCCTCGTCATCGCCGGCCGCGCCAACGGTTTCAGCGAGCCGGAGCGGGCCCGCGTGGTCCGGGAGGCGGTACGCGCGTACCGCGAGGCGATGGGCGAGTACGCCGCGATGCGCCACCTCGACGTGTGGTACACGCGTATCGACGCGGACGAGCTGTACGGCGCGCTGGCCGGGGAGCTGGACCAGCAGGCTCAGCGGCGGATCTCCCGTGCCCTCACCAAGGCCCGGACCCGCGACCACCTCCAGGCCCTGGAGCGGCTGGTGCACGTCGTCGACGGCGAGCTGCGGATCACTCCCGACCCGCCCCTCGTCGTACCGCTCGGCGACCTCCTCCCCGATGTCGAACGCGCGCATCTGGAGGGGCAGTTACGGGACCTGGTCGACCGCTACGCGAGGACCCTGCAAGCCGACCGCCAGGCACTCCTCGCGCAGTACCGCGTGGTCGACATGGCCCGCAAGGTGGTCGGGGTCGGCAGCGTGGGCACCCGCTGCTGGGTCCTGCTGCTGCTCGGACGGGACGACAAGGACCCCCTCTTCCTCCAGGCCAAGGAGGCGCAGGAATCGGTACTCGCGCCGTTCGCGGGCCCGGCCCCCGGCGCGAACCAAGGGGAACGGGTCGTCACCGGGCAGCGGTTGATGCAGGCGGCCGGCGACATGTTCCTGGGCTGGGAACGCGTCGAGGGACTGGACGGGCGGCAGCGCGACTTCTACCTGCGCCAACTGCGCGACTGGAAGGCCGTCCCCCGCGCCGACACGATGTCGCCCGGCATCATGCGGCTCTTCGGCCGGCTGTGCGGTACGACCCTGGCCCGCGCCCACGCCCGGTCCGGCGACCGCATCGCCATCGCCGCCTACCTGGGCCGCTCCGACACCTTCGACCGCGCGCTGGCACGGTTCGCCGAGCGCTACGCCGACCAGAACGAACGCGACCACCGGGCGTTGGCCGAGGCCGCGCGCGACGGCCGGGTGGCGGTGGCGAAGTCAGTCTGA